In Gambusia affinis linkage group LG06, SWU_Gaff_1.0, whole genome shotgun sequence, one DNA window encodes the following:
- the fbxo36a gene encoding F-box only protein 36a — translation MASLLGEKLFEISGQGPAPSKDFYNFVITRNEVILNMWTVSLRLENKFRPPKQLRSTFSNFLLDKQLQYDISHVFGEKILEYSLSLCRGNYDYLDRIPDDLLLRIISFLQLKERFVLAQVSKRFRMLCDSDKFWEMLVKNDCPDYQPDMEDLGRAMGWKMTFFTFFHSDGTNINGIDDDVDLNGNE, via the exons ATGGCGTCGTTGCTTGGGGAGAAGCTGTTTGAAATTTCTGGCCAGGGCCCAGCGCCCTCTAaagatttttacaattttgtgaTTACCAGAAATGAG gTAATATTGAATATGTGGACCGTCTCTTTACGACTTGAAAATAAGTTTCGTCCTCCGAAACAGCTGAGGTcaactttttctaattttctacTTGACAAACAACTTCAGT ATGATATTAGCCATGTTTTTGGTGAGAAGATCCTGGAGTACTCGCTGTCACTGTGTCGGGGAAACTACGACTATCTTGATCGCATACCGGATGACTTACTGCTCAGAATTATCTCCTTCTTACAGCTGAAAGAGAGATTTGTGTTGGCACAGGTTTCCAAAAGATTCAGAATG CTCTGCGACTCTGACAAGTTTTGGGAAATGCTTGTGAAGAACGACTGTCCTGATTACCAACCTGACATGGAGGACTTAGGAAGAGCCATGGGATGGAAGATGACCTTTTTTACCTTCTTTCACAGTGATGGCACCAACATTAATGGCATCGACGATGATGTCGACTTGAACGGCAATGAGTGA